Proteins from one Myxococcales bacterium genomic window:
- a CDS encoding ABC-F family ATP-binding cassette domain-containing protein has product MITVNDISMSFGGRVLFDHVNVTFNDGERYGLTGPNGAGKSTFMKILSSELEPGTGSVSCRGRLGVLEQDHAIYADQLILNVVLSGHRVLWEALEQKAELLGKGSELSDDDGMLLGELEMTIAEQDGYTAEGEASALLVGLGIPEQLHTQKLEVLQGGDRVRVLLAKALFGKPDSLLLDEPTNSLDISSIRWLESFLVDYSGALVVISHDRHFLNTVCSKIADIDYESVIVYTGDYDDMVRAKAESRGSLELANAARQEKVLQLQEFVRRFGAGTRATQVKSREKQMEREKQAMVDLKRSNIQRPFIRFEQARPSGRSVLSVHNLCKSFDSVGICQRFNLSVMRGDKIALVGPNGIGKTSMLRMFNGELPPDEGEVAWGYEARVGYMPQEHSEAIQRSDQSAHAWLWSFNETADEESLRALFGRLLFKKEEPLKPTKVLSGGETVRLLLAKLMLGAPNVLLLDEPTNHLDLESIRALTEALSVYQGTCIFVTHDRDMVDRVATRILEMSVEGIRELSPSAFHDGQFLVKHGVYQHREARPT; this is encoded by the coding sequence ATGATCACCGTAAACGATATCTCGATGAGCTTCGGAGGGCGGGTGCTCTTCGACCACGTGAACGTGACGTTCAACGACGGCGAGCGGTACGGCCTCACCGGCCCCAACGGCGCCGGCAAGTCGACGTTCATGAAGATCTTGTCGAGCGAGCTCGAGCCGGGAACCGGAAGTGTCAGCTGCCGGGGTCGCCTGGGAGTGCTGGAGCAGGATCACGCCATCTACGCCGATCAGCTGATCCTGAACGTGGTCCTCTCCGGACACCGGGTCTTGTGGGAGGCGCTCGAGCAGAAGGCAGAGCTGCTCGGCAAGGGCTCCGAGCTCAGCGACGACGACGGGATGCTCCTGGGCGAGCTGGAGATGACGATCGCCGAACAGGACGGATACACCGCCGAGGGTGAGGCGAGCGCGCTCTTGGTGGGGCTTGGTATTCCGGAGCAGCTGCACACACAGAAGCTCGAGGTGCTTCAGGGCGGCGACCGCGTGCGCGTGTTGCTCGCCAAGGCCTTGTTTGGCAAGCCAGACAGCCTGCTCCTGGACGAGCCGACGAACAGCCTCGACATCTCCAGTATCCGCTGGCTCGAGAGCTTCCTCGTCGACTACAGCGGCGCGCTGGTCGTGATCAGCCACGATCGCCACTTCTTGAACACGGTCTGCAGCAAGATCGCCGACATCGACTACGAGAGTGTCATCGTCTACACGGGCGACTACGACGACATGGTCCGCGCCAAGGCGGAGTCGCGCGGCTCGCTCGAGCTGGCGAACGCGGCTCGTCAAGAGAAGGTCCTGCAGCTGCAAGAGTTCGTGCGGAGGTTTGGCGCCGGAACGCGCGCGACGCAGGTGAAATCCCGCGAGAAGCAGATGGAGCGTGAGAAACAGGCGATGGTGGATCTCAAGCGCTCCAACATCCAGCGCCCGTTCATCCGTTTCGAGCAAGCTCGTCCCAGCGGCCGCAGCGTGCTCAGCGTGCACAATCTGTGCAAGAGCTTCGACTCCGTCGGCATCTGCCAGCGCTTCAACTTGAGTGTGATGCGCGGCGACAAGATCGCGCTCGTCGGGCCGAACGGCATCGGCAAGACCAGCATGCTGCGCATGTTCAACGGAGAGCTGCCTCCCGACGAGGGCGAGGTCGCTTGGGGTTACGAGGCGCGCGTCGGTTACATGCCGCAAGAGCACTCGGAGGCCATCCAGCGCTCGGACCAGAGCGCGCACGCGTGGCTCTGGAGCTTCAACGAGACCGCGGACGAAGAGAGTCTGCGCGCGTTGTTCGGGCGATTGCTGTTCAAGAAGGAAGAGCCGCTCAAGCCCACCAAGGTGCTGTCGGGTGGGGAGACCGTGCGCCTGTTGCTGGCCAAGCTGATGTTGGGTGCGCCCAACGTGCTGCTCCTGGACGAGCCCACCAACCATCTGGATCTGGAGTCCATCCGGGCGCTGACCGAGGCGCTGAGTGTGTACCAAGGCACGTGCATCTTCGTGACGCACGATCGCGACATGGTGGACCGAGTGGCGACGCGCATCCTGGAGATGAGCGTCGAGGGGATCCGCGAGCTGAGCCCCAGCGCCTTCCACGACGGTCAGTTCCTGGTGAAACACGGCGTGTACCAGCACCGCGAAGCCCGGCCCACCTGA
- a CDS encoding VWA domain-containing protein — protein MKVKSVAGLAAVGMFLTSLSVWSVTKPSTGPDAITDVGNNDLTTNKDPNAADHPGAAFTTGKTLMMEGRLGHGKLLSTKDNATMLLVNVSADNNSAAPTATPLNLSIVVDRSGSMKGRRLQNAIDGARGMVRRLRDGDTVSVVSYNHAAEVLVAPTTVDSFSRDRVSASLASITAQGDTCISCGIDEAMAQLRQRSGMIDRILLLSDGEATAGVRDVEGFRSIGARIRNMGASISSVGVDVDYNERVMNALAVESNGRHHFVANAADLPRVFDQELDTLVKSLAKNAEVAIELAPGVDVDRVFDRTFRREGRKLLIPLGGFSAGEEKTLLVSLRVPRGAAGERPIADVRMTYDDLSGGNALGQRGDCQGKLSALLTENAAEVSDLDSFVSARMLRSQTAAALTEANELFANGRSDEARRKLGARLDDLKQQRAATLARAPSPAKAKLEADFDKQSSALGQANDGFASPPAAAPAEAERKGREQVKENATKALDLGF, from the coding sequence ATGAAGGTCAAGAGCGTCGCAGGCCTGGCGGCCGTGGGTATGTTCCTCACGAGCCTGAGCGTGTGGTCGGTAACCAAACCGAGCACGGGCCCCGACGCCATCACGGACGTCGGGAACAACGACCTGACCACGAACAAGGACCCGAACGCCGCTGACCACCCCGGCGCCGCGTTCACCACCGGCAAGACGCTCATGATGGAGGGTCGCCTGGGTCACGGCAAGCTGCTCTCGACCAAAGACAACGCGACCATGCTCCTGGTCAACGTCAGCGCGGACAACAACAGCGCGGCTCCCACCGCCACGCCGCTGAACCTCTCGATCGTCGTCGATCGCTCGGGTTCGATGAAGGGCAGACGCCTCCAGAACGCCATCGACGGCGCGCGCGGCATGGTGCGTCGGCTGCGGGATGGCGACACGGTCAGCGTCGTCTCTTACAACCACGCCGCGGAGGTCCTCGTGGCTCCGACGACGGTCGATTCGTTCAGCAGGGATCGCGTCAGCGCGTCGCTCGCCAGCATCACCGCACAGGGTGACACCTGTATCTCGTGCGGCATCGACGAGGCCATGGCGCAGCTCCGGCAGCGGTCCGGCATGATCGATCGCATCTTGCTGCTCTCGGACGGTGAAGCGACCGCCGGCGTGCGCGACGTGGAAGGCTTCCGCTCCATTGGCGCGCGCATCCGCAACATGGGCGCTAGCATCAGCAGCGTCGGCGTCGACGTCGACTACAACGAACGCGTGATGAACGCGCTCGCGGTGGAGTCGAACGGGCGCCACCATTTCGTCGCGAACGCCGCCGATCTGCCCCGCGTGTTCGACCAGGAGCTGGACACGCTGGTCAAATCACTGGCGAAGAACGCCGAGGTCGCCATCGAGCTCGCGCCGGGCGTCGACGTCGATCGCGTCTTCGACCGGACCTTCCGGCGCGAAGGCCGCAAGCTCCTGATCCCGCTCGGGGGATTCAGCGCGGGTGAGGAGAAGACCTTGCTCGTGTCGCTCAGGGTCCCGCGGGGAGCGGCCGGTGAGCGGCCGATAGCCGACGTGAGGATGACCTACGACGATCTGTCCGGCGGAAACGCGCTGGGTCAGCGCGGCGACTGCCAGGGCAAGCTGAGCGCGCTGCTCACGGAAAACGCGGCTGAGGTCAGTGATCTCGACTCGTTCGTCTCCGCCCGCATGCTGCGCAGCCAGACGGCGGCGGCGCTCACCGAAGCGAACGAGCTGTTTGCCAACGGGCGCAGCGATGAGGCGCGCCGCAAGCTCGGCGCCCGCCTCGATGATCTCAAACAACAGCGCGCAGCCACGCTGGCGCGGGCTCCTTCGCCTGCAAAGGCAAAGCTCGAGGCCGACTTCGACAAACAGTCGAGCGCGCTCGGGCAAGCCAACGACGGTTTTGCATCACCACCCGCCGCGGCGCCCGCAGAGGCCGAGCGCAAGGGACGCGAGCAGGTGAAAGAGAACGCCACCAAGGCGCTCGATCTCGGCTTCTGA
- a CDS encoding 16S rRNA (uracil(1498)-N(3))-methyltransferase, whose translation MNLLLFERTEVGEASRVVLADARGAHLTRVLRVVVGDEVRAGVIGGPVGTARVLELDAERVVLDVAAVLGGSVPDRPRVDLVLALPRPKVFARLLPDITALGVGSVWVTGAARVERYYFDSHRLDADEIRRRCLEGLTQARDTRLPAISVQRSLESTVKDRLPPGGRRVFADLPRGSDAGDLRESCAALRPEERIVIAIGPEGGWLDAERALLDRAGFVAMSLGPRVLSVGVACAVALGLAHAALRSRADVPLTR comes from the coding sequence GTGAACCTGCTCCTGTTCGAACGAACGGAGGTCGGCGAGGCCTCTCGGGTCGTCCTCGCCGACGCGCGCGGAGCGCACCTGACTCGGGTGCTCCGCGTGGTTGTCGGAGACGAGGTCCGGGCCGGCGTGATTGGTGGGCCCGTCGGGACTGCCAGAGTGCTCGAGCTCGACGCGGAGCGGGTCGTGCTCGACGTCGCGGCGGTCCTCGGCGGGAGCGTGCCAGACCGGCCGCGGGTCGATCTGGTCCTCGCCCTGCCGCGTCCCAAGGTTTTCGCGCGGCTGCTGCCCGACATCACTGCCCTGGGTGTGGGCAGTGTATGGGTGACCGGCGCCGCGCGCGTCGAACGCTACTATTTCGACTCGCATCGGCTGGATGCCGACGAGATCCGCCGCCGCTGCCTCGAGGGGCTGACCCAAGCGCGGGACACGCGCTTGCCCGCGATCAGCGTCCAGCGATCGCTCGAGAGCACCGTGAAAGACCGCCTACCGCCGGGTGGTCGCCGGGTTTTTGCCGATCTTCCTCGGGGCAGTGACGCGGGCGACCTGCGCGAGAGCTGCGCCGCGCTTCGCCCCGAGGAGCGGATCGTGATCGCCATTGGTCCCGAGGGCGGTTGGCTCGATGCCGAGCGGGCGCTGCTGGACAGAGCGGGATTCGTGGCCATGAGTCTCGGTCCGCGGGTGCTCAGCGTCGGGGTCGCGTGTGCGGTGGCGCTCGGCCTCGCTCACGCAGCGCTTCGCAGTCGGGCTGACGTTCCGCTCACGCGCTGA